One region of Sus scrofa isolate TJ Tabasco breed Duroc chromosome 3, Sscrofa11.1, whole genome shotgun sequence genomic DNA includes:
- the AHSA2 gene encoding activator of 90 kDa heat shock protein ATPase homolog 2 isoform X2, whose protein sequence is MGMILPTKAMATQEMTVKRKLSENTLQIQASSAVALGVRIPTVALHMTERFDTAVEQLYRIFTVKDLVQKFSKSPAILEAEKGGKFQMFDGNITGEYIELLTNKKIVMKWRCRNWPEEHYATVALNFVPTVRQTELQLDCKGVPVCKEENMKFCWQKQHFEEIKGLLQLTTLNG, encoded by the exons ATGGGGATGATTTTGCCAACCAAAGCGATGGCAACCCAGGAAATGACTGTTAAGAGGAAACTGAGTGAGAATACCTTGCAG ATTCAGGCCtcctctgcagtggctctgggcGTGAGGATTCCCACGGTGGCACTGCACATGACGGAAAGGTTTGACACAGCAGTTGAGCAACTGTACAGAATCTTCACTGTGAAGGAT TTGGTGCAGAAATTTTCTAAATCTCCTGCTATATTAGAAGCTGAAAAGGGAGGGAAATTCCAAATGTTTGATGGAAATATCACTGGTGAATATATAGAATTG ttaacaaataaaaagatCGTCATGAAATGGAGATGTAGGAACTGGCCGGAAG agCACTATGCAACAGTTGCACTGAATTTTGTGCCTACTGTACGGCAAACGGAATTACAATTGGActgtaaaggagttcctgtctgtaAAGAAGAGAACATGAAATTCTGTTGGCAGAAACaacattttgaagaaataaaaggtttatTGCAGCTGACCACCCTAAATGGCTGA
- the AHSA2 gene encoding activator of 90 kDa heat shock protein ATPase homolog 2 isoform X1: MKTAGTAKVREALGDYLKALKTEFTMGMILPTKAMATQEMTVKRKLSENTLQIQASSAVALGVRIPTVALHMTERFDTAVEQLYRIFTVKDLVQKFSKSPAILEAEKGGKFQMFDGNITGEYIELLTNKKIVMKWRCRNWPEEHYATVALNFVPTVRQTELQLDCKGVPVCKEENMKFCWQKQHFEEIKGLLQLTTLNG, from the exons ATGAAAACTGCAGGCACCGCCAAGGTCAGGGAAGCCCTTGGAGATTACCTGAAGGCACTTAAGACGG AATTTACAATGGGGATGATTTTGCCAACCAAAGCGATGGCAACCCAGGAAATGACTGTTAAGAGGAAACTGAGTGAGAATACCTTGCAG ATTCAGGCCtcctctgcagtggctctgggcGTGAGGATTCCCACGGTGGCACTGCACATGACGGAAAGGTTTGACACAGCAGTTGAGCAACTGTACAGAATCTTCACTGTGAAGGAT TTGGTGCAGAAATTTTCTAAATCTCCTGCTATATTAGAAGCTGAAAAGGGAGGGAAATTCCAAATGTTTGATGGAAATATCACTGGTGAATATATAGAATTG ttaacaaataaaaagatCGTCATGAAATGGAGATGTAGGAACTGGCCGGAAG agCACTATGCAACAGTTGCACTGAATTTTGTGCCTACTGTACGGCAAACGGAATTACAATTGGActgtaaaggagttcctgtctgtaAAGAAGAGAACATGAAATTCTGTTGGCAGAAACaacattttgaagaaataaaaggtttatTGCAGCTGACCACCCTAAATGGCTGA